One Mycolicibacterium goodii genomic region harbors:
- a CDS encoding acetate kinase, which yields MTVLVVNSGSSSLKYAVVKPASGEFLAEGIIEEIGSDAMPDHDAALRAAFDELAANGLRLENLGLVAVGHRMVHGGKTFYEPSVIDDELMDKVRELSPLAPLHNPPAIKGIEVARKLLPDLPHIAVFDTAFFHDLPAPASTYAIDHELAEQWHIKRYGFHGTSHEYVSQQAAIFLDRPLESLNQIVLHLGNGASATAVAGGKAVDTSMGLTPMEGLVMGTRSGDIDPGVIMYLWRTAGMSVEDIESMLNRRSGVRGLGGASDFRKLRELIESGDEHAKLAYDVYIHRLRKYVGAYMAVLGATDVISFTAGVGENVPMVRRDALAGLSGLGIEIDDALNSAKTDEPRCISTAGSAITVLVVPTNEELAIARACVNVV from the coding sequence GTGACTGTACTCGTGGTCAACTCCGGGTCATCCTCCCTGAAATACGCAGTGGTGAAACCGGCGAGCGGCGAATTCCTGGCCGAGGGCATCATCGAGGAGATCGGGTCGGACGCGATGCCCGACCACGACGCGGCACTGCGCGCCGCGTTCGACGAACTCGCCGCGAACGGCCTACGTCTGGAGAATCTCGGCCTGGTGGCCGTCGGCCATCGGATGGTTCACGGCGGCAAGACGTTCTACGAGCCGTCGGTGATCGACGACGAGCTGATGGACAAGGTGCGTGAGCTGTCGCCACTGGCGCCGCTGCACAATCCGCCAGCCATCAAGGGCATCGAGGTCGCGCGCAAGCTGCTGCCGGATCTGCCGCACATCGCGGTGTTCGACACCGCGTTCTTCCACGACCTGCCCGCGCCGGCCTCCACCTACGCCATCGACCACGAACTCGCCGAGCAGTGGCACATCAAGCGGTACGGGTTCCACGGCACGTCCCACGAATACGTCAGCCAGCAGGCCGCCATCTTCCTCGACCGCCCCCTGGAATCGCTCAATCAGATTGTGCTGCACCTGGGTAACGGTGCGTCCGCCACCGCGGTCGCCGGCGGCAAGGCCGTCGACACGTCGATGGGCCTGACGCCGATGGAGGGCCTGGTGATGGGCACCCGCAGCGGCGACATCGATCCCGGCGTCATCATGTACCTGTGGCGCACCGCGGGCATGAGCGTTGAGGACATCGAGTCGATGCTCAACCGCCGCTCCGGTGTGCGTGGCCTCGGTGGTGCCAGCGATTTCCGCAAGCTCCGCGAGCTCATCGAATCCGGTGACGAGCACGCGAAACTGGCGTACGACGTCTACATTCACCGGCTCCGCAAATACGTCGGCGCGTACATGGCTGTGCTGGGCGCCACCGACGTCATCAGCTTCACGGCCGGGGTGGGCGAGAACGTCCCGATGGTGCGCCGCGATGCGCTGGCCGGCCTGAGCGGTTTGGGCATCGAGATCGACGACGCGCTGAACTCTGCGAAAACCGATGAGCCCCGTTGCATCTCGACAGCAGGCTCGGCGATCACGGTACTTGTCGTGCCGACCAACGAAGAGCTTGCGATCGCGCGTGCCTGCGTGAACGTGGTATAG